The Lepisosteus oculatus isolate fLepOcu1 chromosome 4, fLepOcu1.hap2, whole genome shotgun sequence genome window below encodes:
- the cyp26c1 gene encoding cytochrome P450 26C1, translating to MCSSEFGKHNRILEMFLLENNHFTVLAAVITSVLSVLLLLAVSRQLWTLRWTITRDRKCELPLPKGSMGWPLFGETFHWLFQGSSFHISRREKYGNVFKTHLLGKPVIRVTGAENVRKILLGEHNLVSTQWPQSTRIILGANTLVNSIGDLHKRKRKILAKVFSRAALETYTPRLQDVVRCEIAKWCSERGSVNVYAAAKALTFRIAIRVLLGLNIEESHLNYLSKIFEQLMDNLFSLPFDVPFSGLRKGMKARDTLHECMEKIIKEKLQRPQSEGYSDIFDYMLSSAKENGHELSIQELKESAVELIFAAHSTTASSSTSLILQLMRHPAVADRIRDELETQGLNWNSNRMQLSTSQSGKSGQAILSEGVSEGNEQDRDCRSRAATIEQKPPGDPVCRCDFLAGAAGEEPFSFCHLHHLNLERLGRLHYLDCVVKEVLRFLPPVSGGYRTALQTFELDGYQIPKGWSVMYSIRDTHETAAVYQNPEIFDPDRFGSERDEGKAGRFNYIPFGGGIRSCIGRELAQVILKTLAIELLNTAEWELATPAFPKMQTVPIVHPVNGLHVYFHFLNSDTKQESPKS from the exons ATGTGTTCGTCAGAGTTTGGGAAGCACAATCGGATTTTGGAGATGTTTTTGCTAGAAAACAATCACTTCACGGTGCTGGCAGCTGTCATCACCTCCGTGCTGTCTGTGCTGCTGTTGCTCGCTGTATCCCGGCAGCTGTGGACCCTTCGATGGACCATCACAAGGGACAGAAAATGCGAACTCCCCCTCCCGAAAGGTTCAATGGGCTGGCCGCTCTTTGGAGAAACCTTCCACTGGCTATTTCAG GGCTCCAGTTTTCACATCTCGAGGAGAGAGAAGTACGGAAATGTCTTTAAAACCCACCTTTTAGGGAAACCTGTTATCCGCGTGACAGGAGCCGAAAACGTCCGTAAAATCTTGCTGGGAGAACACAATTTAGTGAGCACACAATGGCCACAAAGCACCCGGATTATCCTGGGAGCCAACACTCTGGTTAACTCCATTGGGGACCTCCATAAACGGAAGAGAAAA ATTTTGGCTAAAGTGTTCAGCCGAGCAGCTCTGGAGACCTACACTCCGCGTTTGCAAGACGTTGTCAGGTGTGAGATTGCGAAATGGTGCTCAGAGCGTGGCTCTGTCAATGTCTATGCTGCTGCTAAAGCTCTCACCTTTCGCATCGCTATCCGAGTCCTTTTAGGGCTTAACATAGAAGAAAGTCACCTGAACTACCTCTCTAAAATCTTCGAACAACTTATGGACAACCTCTTCTCACTCCCGTTTGATGTGCCGTTCAGCGGTCTCCGTAAA GGTATGAAAGCCCGAGACACACTCCACGAGTGCATGGAGAAGATTATTAAAGAGAAATTACAGAGGCCTCAGTCCGAGGGTTACAGCGATATCTTTGATTACATGCTGAGCAGTGCCAAAGAGAACGGGCACGAGTTGAGCATACAGGAGCTGAAG GAATCTGCGGTGGAGCTCATATTCGCTGCCCACTCCACCACTGCCAGCTCCAGCACCTCTCTCATCCTCCAGCTAATGAGACATCCCGCAGTCGCCGACAGAATCAGAGATGAGCTGGAGACACAGGGACTCAACTGGAACTCCAACCGGATGCAACTCTCGACCAGCCAGTCGGGGAAGTCGGGGCAGGCGATTCTGTCTGAAGGTGTGTCAGAAGGAAACGAGCAGGACAGAGACTGCCGTTCCAGGGCAGCAACTATTGAGCAGAAGCCTCCGGGTGACCCAGTCTGTCGCTGTGATTTTCTGGCGGGCGCTGCAGGAGAAGAGCCATTTTCTTTCTGCCACCTGCATCATTTGAACCTGGAGAGACTGGGCCGACTGCACTACCTGGACTGCGTGGTGAAGGAAGTCCTCAGATTTCTCCCTCCTGTCTCTGGAGGTTACAGGACAGCTCTGCAAACCTTTGAACTAGAC GGATATCAGATTCCAAAAGGATGGAGTGTTATGTACAGCATCCGAGATACTCACGAAACAGCCGCGGTGTACCAGAACCCCGAGATCTTTGACCCGGATCGCTTCGGATCTGAGAGGGATGAGGGCAAGGCCGGACGCTTCAATTACATTCCGTTTGGTGGAGGAATCAGGAGCTGCATCGGAAGGGAGCTGGCACAAGTCATATTAAAGACTCTGGCTATTGAGCTGTTGAATACTGCCGAGTGGGAACTGGCCACACCTGCCTTCCCAAAGATGCAAACAGTACCAATTGTGCACCCTGTCAATGGACTCCATGTTTATTTCCATTTCTTAAATTCTGACACAAAGCAAGAGTCTCCAAAATCATAG